A single genomic interval of Xyrauchen texanus isolate HMW12.3.18 chromosome 8, RBS_HiC_50CHRs, whole genome shotgun sequence harbors:
- the arhgap17b gene encoding rho GTPase-activating protein 17b isoform X1, whose amino-acid sequence MKKQFNRMKQLANQTVGRAEKTEVLSDDLLQIERRLETMRLVFHNAHKRMVTCLQGSLGTDVEKRHKKLPLTALSQSMLEGGIQLGDESLIGKMMEVCGEAESKLAYEQSQHEVQLERDVLDPLSQLAEVDVPNLLKHRKNLAKLVLDYDSAKARYYQAAKVFPSATNAQAMAAKVDTLKEEMDDAQIKMEICKDQLAADMYIFSSKEGEYACYYVLLLEAQAEYHRRALASIESILPTIQSQQDKWTEKPAFGTFLEEHLKRTSREIALPLEACIMMLLETGMQEEGLFRIAAGASKLKKLKAALDCSTSQLEEFYSDPHAVAGALKSYLRELPEPLMSYQLYDEWINASSISDPDKRLQALWVVCDMLPKANKTNFRYLVKFLAKLAQESDINKMTASNIAIVLGPNLLWAKTEGSLAEMAATTSVHVVSIIELIIQHASWFFPEDMDFNVSGMFALPGCPGTSDSEAGSIDRRRPGSQGSLESDISRKDSSANKHPEHAIRRVGTINKKQHSIPNFQPPLPPIDAGVAPVFEPSPLSPTGGGMEAGQGGIVVNQAQQPLAQKNPATENSKTVREPASTPPSLWNGPGGSSGTPSQLNVGTPTSGSKGPSPFMVRRGTKKQAPAPPKNPVPGTLQNVKSAANQYQSAAVSISTPQSVIAPRRSNQTPIQAPSHPPPQPPSQSMEEPDLSPPRTPTPPDTPPHDGSYPTGSLQRPRPTPRPRPKPTVPPPPQPTSEGANGVCISGSKIVSDGEVALMEAGLDLVHELEEDQAEETSPEAEHQSESTAL is encoded by the exons ATGAAGAAACAGTTTAACCGCATGAAACAGCTCGCCAACCAGACTGTTGGAAG AGCAGAGAAGACAGAAGTACTGAGTGATGACCTTCTTCAG ATTGAGCGGCGACTGGAAACAATGCGATTGGTCTTTCACAATGCACACAAAAGGATGGTCACATGTCTACAGGGCAGTCTGGGCACAGATGTGGAAAAGAGACAT AAAAAGCTTCCTCTTACGGCCCTCTCACAATCCATGCTGGAAGGAGGAATTCAGCTAGGAGACGAGTCTCTCATTGG AAAGATGATGGAAGTTTGCGGAGAGGCTGAAAGCAAGCTGGCCTACGAGCAGAGCCAACATGAGGTCCAGCTGGAGAGAGACGTTCTAGACCCTCTCAGTCAGCTAGCAGAG GTGGACGTTCCTAATCTCCTGAAGCACAGAAAGAATTTAGCCAAGCTTGTGTTGGATTATGATTCTGCAAAAGCCAG GTATTACCAGGCCGCAAAGGTGTTCCCTTCGGCCACAAATGCTCAAGCGATGGCTGCCAAAGTTGACACACTTAAGGAAGAGATGGACGACGCCCAGATCAAAATGGAAATATGCAAG GATCAACTGGCGGCAGACATGTACATCTTTTCCTCCAAGGAAGGAGAATATGCTTGCTATTATGTCTTG TTATTAGAAGCACAAGCTGAATACCATAGAAGAGCTTTGGCTTCCATCGAAAGCATCCTGCCCACCATACAGTCCCAGCAAG ATAAATGGACAGAGAAGCCAGCGTTTGGCACCTTTCTAGAGGAACATCTGAAACGCACTAGCAGAGAGATCGCTTTGCCCTTAGAGGCCTGTATCATGATGCTTCTGGAGACCGGCATGCAGGAAGAG GGTTTGTTCCGTATCGCTGCTGGGGCCTCCAAACTCAAGAAGCTAAAGGCGGCACTGGACTGTTCCACCTCCCAGTTGGAGGAGTTTTATTCTGACCCTCACGCTGTAGCCG GAGCCCTGAAATCGTACCTGCGAGAGCTGCCTGAACCTCTGATGAGCTACCAGCTGTATGACGAGTGGATCAACGCCTCAAG TATTTCTGACCCCGATAAAAGACTTCAGGCTCTGTGGGTTGTATGTGACATGTTACCAAAGGCCAACAAGACCAATTTTAG GTACTTAGTGAAGTTTCTTGCCAAGCTTGCTCAGGAAAGTGATATCAATAAGATGACAGCGAGTAACATTGCCATCGTACTGGGACCCAATTTACTGTGGGCCAAGACAGAGGG GTCCCTTGCTGAGATGGCAGCTACTACCTCTGTCCATGTAGTATCTATAATTGAGCTGATAATTCAACATGCAAGCTGGTTCTTCCCTGAAG ACATGGACTTCAATGTTTCAGGAATGTTTGCCTTGCCTGGGTGTCCGGGTACCTCTGATTCTGAAGCCGGATCTATAGACAGAAGGCGCCCAGGCAGCCAGGGGTCACTAGAATCTGACATCTCCCGCAAAGACAG CTCTGCTAACAAACACCCGGAACACGCCATTCGTAGAGTTGgcacaataaataaaaagcagCACTCCATTCCTAACTTCCAGCCCCCTCTCCCGCCCATTGATGCTGGGGTGGCTCCCGTGTTTGAGCCCTCCCCTCTGTCACCCACCGGTGGGGGTATGGAGGCTGGACAGGGGGGAATTGTGGTGAATCAGGCCCAGCAGCCTTTAGCTCAGAAGAACCCTGCTACGGAGAACAG TAAAACTGTCCGAGAACCTGCGTCCACACCACCTTCCTTATGGAACGGGCCAGGAGGCTCCAGTGGAACACCAAGTCAGTTAAATGTGGGGACCCCTACTTCAGGTTCCAAGGGCCCTAGCCCCTTCATGGTGCGCAGAG GTACAAAGAAACAAGCACCTGCACCTCCAAAAAATCCTGTGCCTGGTACACTTCAGAACGTTAAGTCAGCTGCTAATCAGTACCAGTCCGCAGCCGTGAGCATAAGCACCCCTCAGTCTGTCATCGCGCCTCGTCGCAGCAACCAGACACCGATACAGGCTCCCAGCCACCCTCCACCACAACCTCCTTCCCAGAGCATGGAAGAACCAGACCTGTCCCCTCCCAGAACCCCCACACCACCAGATACACCACCTCACGACGGCTCCTACCCGACTGGATCCCTTCAAAGGCCCAGACCAACCCCTCGACCGCGACCCAAACCCACTGTCCCGCCACCACCCCAGCCAACTAGTGAAGGTGCCAACGGTGTTTGTATTTCTGGATCCAAGATTGTCTCGG ATGGAGAAGTTGCTCTTATGGAAGCAGGGCTGGACCTTGTCCATGAGCTAGAAGAGGATCAAGCTGAAGAAACATCCCCAGAAGCTGAACACCAATCAGAAAGCACCGCCCTGTGA
- the arhgap17b gene encoding rho GTPase-activating protein 17b isoform X2, with protein sequence MKKQFNRMKQLANQTVGRAEKTEVLSDDLLQIERRLETMRLVFHNAHKRMVTCLQGSLGTDVEKRHKKLPLTALSQSMLEGGIQLGDESLIGKMMEVCGEAESKLAYEQSQHEVQLERDVLDPLSQLAEVDVPNLLKHRKNLAKLVLDYDSAKARYYQAAKVFPSATNAQAMAAKVDTLKEEMDDAQIKMEICKDQLAADMYIFSSKEGEYACYYVLLLEAQAEYHRRALASIESILPTIQSQQDKWTEKPAFGTFLEEHLKRTSREIALPLEACIMMLLETGMQEEGLFRIAAGASKLKKLKAALDCSTSQLEEFYSDPHAVAGALKSYLRELPEPLMSYQLYDEWINASSISDPDKRLQALWVVCDMLPKANKTNFRYLVKFLAKLAQESDINKMTASNIAIVLGPNLLWAKTEGSLAEMAATTSVHVVSIIELIIQHASWFFPEDMDFNVSGMFALPGCPGTSDSEAGSIDRRRPGSQGSLESDISRKDSSANKHPEHAIRRVGTINKKQHSIPNFQPPLPPIDAGVAPVFEPSPLSPTGGGMEAGQGGIVVNQAQQPLAQKNPATENSKTVREPASTPPSLWNGPGGSSGTPSQLNVGTPTSGSKGPSPFMVRRGTKKQAPAPPKNPVPGTLQNVKSAANQYQSAAVSISTPQSVIAPRRSNQTPIQAPSHPPPQPPSQSMEEPDLSPPRTPTPPDTPPHDGSYPTGSLQRPRPTPRPRPKPTVPPPPQPTSEGANGVCISGSKIVSDV encoded by the exons ATGAAGAAACAGTTTAACCGCATGAAACAGCTCGCCAACCAGACTGTTGGAAG AGCAGAGAAGACAGAAGTACTGAGTGATGACCTTCTTCAG ATTGAGCGGCGACTGGAAACAATGCGATTGGTCTTTCACAATGCACACAAAAGGATGGTCACATGTCTACAGGGCAGTCTGGGCACAGATGTGGAAAAGAGACAT AAAAAGCTTCCTCTTACGGCCCTCTCACAATCCATGCTGGAAGGAGGAATTCAGCTAGGAGACGAGTCTCTCATTGG AAAGATGATGGAAGTTTGCGGAGAGGCTGAAAGCAAGCTGGCCTACGAGCAGAGCCAACATGAGGTCCAGCTGGAGAGAGACGTTCTAGACCCTCTCAGTCAGCTAGCAGAG GTGGACGTTCCTAATCTCCTGAAGCACAGAAAGAATTTAGCCAAGCTTGTGTTGGATTATGATTCTGCAAAAGCCAG GTATTACCAGGCCGCAAAGGTGTTCCCTTCGGCCACAAATGCTCAAGCGATGGCTGCCAAAGTTGACACACTTAAGGAAGAGATGGACGACGCCCAGATCAAAATGGAAATATGCAAG GATCAACTGGCGGCAGACATGTACATCTTTTCCTCCAAGGAAGGAGAATATGCTTGCTATTATGTCTTG TTATTAGAAGCACAAGCTGAATACCATAGAAGAGCTTTGGCTTCCATCGAAAGCATCCTGCCCACCATACAGTCCCAGCAAG ATAAATGGACAGAGAAGCCAGCGTTTGGCACCTTTCTAGAGGAACATCTGAAACGCACTAGCAGAGAGATCGCTTTGCCCTTAGAGGCCTGTATCATGATGCTTCTGGAGACCGGCATGCAGGAAGAG GGTTTGTTCCGTATCGCTGCTGGGGCCTCCAAACTCAAGAAGCTAAAGGCGGCACTGGACTGTTCCACCTCCCAGTTGGAGGAGTTTTATTCTGACCCTCACGCTGTAGCCG GAGCCCTGAAATCGTACCTGCGAGAGCTGCCTGAACCTCTGATGAGCTACCAGCTGTATGACGAGTGGATCAACGCCTCAAG TATTTCTGACCCCGATAAAAGACTTCAGGCTCTGTGGGTTGTATGTGACATGTTACCAAAGGCCAACAAGACCAATTTTAG GTACTTAGTGAAGTTTCTTGCCAAGCTTGCTCAGGAAAGTGATATCAATAAGATGACAGCGAGTAACATTGCCATCGTACTGGGACCCAATTTACTGTGGGCCAAGACAGAGGG GTCCCTTGCTGAGATGGCAGCTACTACCTCTGTCCATGTAGTATCTATAATTGAGCTGATAATTCAACATGCAAGCTGGTTCTTCCCTGAAG ACATGGACTTCAATGTTTCAGGAATGTTTGCCTTGCCTGGGTGTCCGGGTACCTCTGATTCTGAAGCCGGATCTATAGACAGAAGGCGCCCAGGCAGCCAGGGGTCACTAGAATCTGACATCTCCCGCAAAGACAG CTCTGCTAACAAACACCCGGAACACGCCATTCGTAGAGTTGgcacaataaataaaaagcagCACTCCATTCCTAACTTCCAGCCCCCTCTCCCGCCCATTGATGCTGGGGTGGCTCCCGTGTTTGAGCCCTCCCCTCTGTCACCCACCGGTGGGGGTATGGAGGCTGGACAGGGGGGAATTGTGGTGAATCAGGCCCAGCAGCCTTTAGCTCAGAAGAACCCTGCTACGGAGAACAG TAAAACTGTCCGAGAACCTGCGTCCACACCACCTTCCTTATGGAACGGGCCAGGAGGCTCCAGTGGAACACCAAGTCAGTTAAATGTGGGGACCCCTACTTCAGGTTCCAAGGGCCCTAGCCCCTTCATGGTGCGCAGAG GTACAAAGAAACAAGCACCTGCACCTCCAAAAAATCCTGTGCCTGGTACACTTCAGAACGTTAAGTCAGCTGCTAATCAGTACCAGTCCGCAGCCGTGAGCATAAGCACCCCTCAGTCTGTCATCGCGCCTCGTCGCAGCAACCAGACACCGATACAGGCTCCCAGCCACCCTCCACCACAACCTCCTTCCCAGAGCATGGAAGAACCAGACCTGTCCCCTCCCAGAACCCCCACACCACCAGATACACCACCTCACGACGGCTCCTACCCGACTGGATCCCTTCAAAGGCCCAGACCAACCCCTCGACCGCGACCCAAACCCACTGTCCCGCCACCACCCCAGCCAACTAGTGAAGGTGCCAACGGTGTTTGTATTTCTGGATCCAAGATTGTCTCGG ATGTGTGA
- the arhgap17b gene encoding rho GTPase-activating protein 17b isoform X3 yields MKKQFNRMKQLANQTVGRAEKTEVLSDDLLQIERRLETMRLVFHNAHKRMVTCLQGSLGTDVEKRHKKLPLTALSQSMLEGGIQLGDESLIGKMMEVCGEAESKLAYEQSQHEVQLERDVLDPLSQLAEVDVPNLLKHRKNLAKLVLDYDSAKARYYQAAKVFPSATNAQAMAAKVDTLKEEMDDAQIKMEICKDQLAADMYIFSSKEGEYACYYVLLLEAQAEYHRRALASIESILPTIQSQQDKWTEKPAFGTFLEEHLKRTSREIALPLEACIMMLLETGMQEEGLFRIAAGASKLKKLKAALDCSTSQLEEFYSDPHAVAGALKSYLRELPEPLMSYQLYDEWINASSISDPDKRLQALWVVCDMLPKANKTNFRYLVKFLAKLAQESDINKMTASNIAIVLGPNLLWAKTEGSLAEMAATTSVHVVSIIELIIQHASWFFPEDMDFNVSGMFALPGCPGTSDSEAGSIDRRRPGSQGSLESDISRKDSKTVREPASTPPSLWNGPGGSSGTPSQLNVGTPTSGSKGPSPFMVRRGTKKQAPAPPKNPVPGTLQNVKSAANQYQSAAVSISTPQSVIAPRRSNQTPIQAPSHPPPQPPSQSMEEPDLSPPRTPTPPDTPPHDGSYPTGSLQRPRPTPRPRPKPTVPPPPQPTSEGANGVCISGSKIVSDGEVALMEAGLDLVHELEEDQAEETSPEAEHQSESTAL; encoded by the exons ATGAAGAAACAGTTTAACCGCATGAAACAGCTCGCCAACCAGACTGTTGGAAG AGCAGAGAAGACAGAAGTACTGAGTGATGACCTTCTTCAG ATTGAGCGGCGACTGGAAACAATGCGATTGGTCTTTCACAATGCACACAAAAGGATGGTCACATGTCTACAGGGCAGTCTGGGCACAGATGTGGAAAAGAGACAT AAAAAGCTTCCTCTTACGGCCCTCTCACAATCCATGCTGGAAGGAGGAATTCAGCTAGGAGACGAGTCTCTCATTGG AAAGATGATGGAAGTTTGCGGAGAGGCTGAAAGCAAGCTGGCCTACGAGCAGAGCCAACATGAGGTCCAGCTGGAGAGAGACGTTCTAGACCCTCTCAGTCAGCTAGCAGAG GTGGACGTTCCTAATCTCCTGAAGCACAGAAAGAATTTAGCCAAGCTTGTGTTGGATTATGATTCTGCAAAAGCCAG GTATTACCAGGCCGCAAAGGTGTTCCCTTCGGCCACAAATGCTCAAGCGATGGCTGCCAAAGTTGACACACTTAAGGAAGAGATGGACGACGCCCAGATCAAAATGGAAATATGCAAG GATCAACTGGCGGCAGACATGTACATCTTTTCCTCCAAGGAAGGAGAATATGCTTGCTATTATGTCTTG TTATTAGAAGCACAAGCTGAATACCATAGAAGAGCTTTGGCTTCCATCGAAAGCATCCTGCCCACCATACAGTCCCAGCAAG ATAAATGGACAGAGAAGCCAGCGTTTGGCACCTTTCTAGAGGAACATCTGAAACGCACTAGCAGAGAGATCGCTTTGCCCTTAGAGGCCTGTATCATGATGCTTCTGGAGACCGGCATGCAGGAAGAG GGTTTGTTCCGTATCGCTGCTGGGGCCTCCAAACTCAAGAAGCTAAAGGCGGCACTGGACTGTTCCACCTCCCAGTTGGAGGAGTTTTATTCTGACCCTCACGCTGTAGCCG GAGCCCTGAAATCGTACCTGCGAGAGCTGCCTGAACCTCTGATGAGCTACCAGCTGTATGACGAGTGGATCAACGCCTCAAG TATTTCTGACCCCGATAAAAGACTTCAGGCTCTGTGGGTTGTATGTGACATGTTACCAAAGGCCAACAAGACCAATTTTAG GTACTTAGTGAAGTTTCTTGCCAAGCTTGCTCAGGAAAGTGATATCAATAAGATGACAGCGAGTAACATTGCCATCGTACTGGGACCCAATTTACTGTGGGCCAAGACAGAGGG GTCCCTTGCTGAGATGGCAGCTACTACCTCTGTCCATGTAGTATCTATAATTGAGCTGATAATTCAACATGCAAGCTGGTTCTTCCCTGAAG ACATGGACTTCAATGTTTCAGGAATGTTTGCCTTGCCTGGGTGTCCGGGTACCTCTGATTCTGAAGCCGGATCTATAGACAGAAGGCGCCCAGGCAGCCAGGGGTCACTAGAATCTGACATCTCCCGCAAAGACAG TAAAACTGTCCGAGAACCTGCGTCCACACCACCTTCCTTATGGAACGGGCCAGGAGGCTCCAGTGGAACACCAAGTCAGTTAAATGTGGGGACCCCTACTTCAGGTTCCAAGGGCCCTAGCCCCTTCATGGTGCGCAGAG GTACAAAGAAACAAGCACCTGCACCTCCAAAAAATCCTGTGCCTGGTACACTTCAGAACGTTAAGTCAGCTGCTAATCAGTACCAGTCCGCAGCCGTGAGCATAAGCACCCCTCAGTCTGTCATCGCGCCTCGTCGCAGCAACCAGACACCGATACAGGCTCCCAGCCACCCTCCACCACAACCTCCTTCCCAGAGCATGGAAGAACCAGACCTGTCCCCTCCCAGAACCCCCACACCACCAGATACACCACCTCACGACGGCTCCTACCCGACTGGATCCCTTCAAAGGCCCAGACCAACCCCTCGACCGCGACCCAAACCCACTGTCCCGCCACCACCCCAGCCAACTAGTGAAGGTGCCAACGGTGTTTGTATTTCTGGATCCAAGATTGTCTCGG ATGGAGAAGTTGCTCTTATGGAAGCAGGGCTGGACCTTGTCCATGAGCTAGAAGAGGATCAAGCTGAAGAAACATCCCCAGAAGCTGAACACCAATCAGAAAGCACCGCCCTGTGA